In Lycium ferocissimum isolate CSIRO_LF1 chromosome 11, AGI_CSIRO_Lferr_CH_V1, whole genome shotgun sequence, a single genomic region encodes these proteins:
- the LOC132038123 gene encoding uncharacterized protein LOC132038123 produces the protein MCVLVAPLNSQAQSDCNTAKPGISVLSEDYLDASAVSFTKNNNVAEIEILTGSNYKKWKHDVDFAFELVEMDMIIIKDAPTEPTEESNDEEKNEYAKWERLNRLCLKALKRSIAEHLLGSLLETDGAKEFFETVGEDFQVSDNAEASRLMGELRNLKYDETVGVRQFILRMVCMQNKLKNLDVTLPESFIVHEALLQLPSQFSQMRTAYNTSSQPWTINELITKCDAEEAKVKREKVASTNEKVESAKMVSQEKSSGNKFKGKKKWQGHKRTQAFKGNSKSGT, from the exons ATGTGTGTTTTGGTGGCTCCTCTTAATTCTCAAGCCCAGTCAGATTGTAATACAGCTAAGCCTGGTATTTCAGTTCTCAGTGAAGACTACTTGGATGCTTCAGCAG TCTCCTTTACAAAGAACAACAATGTTGCTGAAATTGAAATCCTGACTGGATCCAATTACAAAAAGTGGAAACATGATGTGGACTTTGCTTTTGAATTGGTTGAGATGGATATGATTATTATAAAAGATGCACCGACAGAACCAACAGAGGAAAGTAATGAcgaagagaaaaatgaatatgctaAATGGGAAAGATTGAACAGGTTGTGCTTAAAGGCCTTAAAGAGGTCCATTGCTGAGCATTTACTGGGGTCTCTACTAGAAACAGATGGCGCCAAGGAATTTTTTGAGACTGTGGGTGAGGATTTTCAAGTTTCTGATAATGCTGAAGCCTCAAGATTGATGGGTGAGCTAAGGAATTTAAAGTATGATGAAACAGTAGGAGTCCGTCAGTTTATTTTGAGAATGGTCTGCATGCAGAATAAGTTGAAGAACTTAGATGTGACTCTTCCTGAGAGTTTCATTGTTCATGAAGCTCTTTTACAGCTTCCGTCACAATTTAGTCAGATGAGGACAGCTTATAATACAAGTAGCCAGCCATGGACTATTAATGAGCTTATTACTAAATGTGATGCCGAGGAAGCAAaagtgaaaagagaaaaagtgGCATCTACGAATGAAAAGGTAGAATCTGCTAAAATGGTTTCTCAGGAAAAATCTTCTGGTAACAAgttcaaaggaaagaaaaagtgGCAAGGTCATAAAAGGACTCAGGCTTTCAAAGGAAATAGTAAAAGTGGAACCTAG
- the LOC132038124 gene encoding uncharacterized protein LOC132038124 — protein sequence MDGAKQPRPMRTDPSQRNMNLFCDYHGTHGHRTVDYRHLKDEVARQLKDGYLREFLSNRAKDNYGKHRDSVKQEPQVEPLHVINMIIDEPGQSKAIPERKQLPLRIENRKER from the exons ATGGATGGTGCAAAGCAACCCAGACCGATGAGAACGGATCCAAGTCAGAgaaatatgaatttattttgtgatTATCATGGAACTCATGGTCATCGTACAGTCGATTACCGACACCTCAAGGATGAGGTCGCTCGACAATTGAAAGATGGGTATTTAAGGGAATTCCTAAGTAATAGGGCTAAAGATAACTACGGAAAACACAGGGACTCAGTTAAGCAAGAACCACAGGTTGAGCCTCTTCATGTTATTAACATGATAATTGATGAGCCTGGACAATCTAAAGCAATACCAGAAAGGAAACAATTGCCCCTTCGGATCGAAAATCGGaaagaaag ATGA